A window from Corynebacterium urealyticum DSM 7109 encodes these proteins:
- the thrS gene encoding threonine--tRNA ligase codes for MRPLELPNKGPEAIVVVKDPEGNLRDLAWAPEVDTEVTAIASDTEEGRGVIRHSTAHVLAQAVQRVFPGTKLGIGPAIDGGFYYDFDVAEPFTPEDLKKIEREMKKIIKSGQRFERKAYSSNDEARTEYAAEPYKLELIEDKGNVAPDSEEAMEVGAGELTAYSNVNPRTGEVEWYDLCRGPHVPTTRYIPAFAITRSSAAYWRGDQDNAGLQRIYGTAWESKEKLAEYQHMLEEAEKRDHRRLGAELDLFSFPDEVGSGFPVFHPNGGIVRLEMEEHSRRRHLASGYSFVNTPHITKGDLFQKSGHLDFYAEGMFPPMQLDGETDEEGNVTKPGQDYYAKPMNCPMHNLIFASRGRSYRELPLRLFEFGTVYRYEKSGVVHGLTRARGFTQDDAHIYCTEDQLEDELTTVLEFIISLLRDYGLDDFYLELSTKDPKKFVGTDEIWERSTEILQRVAEKSGLELVPDPAGAAFYGPKISVQARDAIGRTWQMSTVQLDFNLPERFDLEYTAPDGTKKRPIMIHRALFGSIERFFGVLLEHYAGAFPAWLAPHQVMGIPVAEDFTEYLEEFVADLRKDGIRAEVDTSDDRMQKKIRTHTKGKIPFMLLVGGRDVENGAVSFRFHDGTQVNGVPREEAAKAIKEWIGQRRNEQPTKELIASELG; via the coding sequence ATGCGTCCGCTGGAACTGCCGAACAAGGGGCCCGAGGCCATCGTCGTCGTGAAGGACCCAGAGGGCAACCTCCGCGACCTTGCCTGGGCCCCGGAAGTGGACACCGAGGTCACTGCGATTGCGTCAGATACGGAAGAGGGACGCGGCGTGATCCGCCACTCCACCGCGCACGTTCTCGCCCAGGCGGTGCAGCGGGTTTTCCCGGGTACCAAGCTGGGAATCGGGCCGGCCATCGATGGTGGTTTCTACTACGACTTCGATGTCGCGGAGCCGTTCACGCCCGAGGATCTGAAGAAGATCGAGCGGGAGATGAAGAAGATCATCAAGTCCGGACAGCGCTTTGAGCGCAAGGCCTATAGCTCTAACGATGAGGCCCGCACCGAATACGCGGCCGAGCCGTACAAGCTCGAGCTGATCGAGGATAAAGGCAACGTGGCGCCGGACTCGGAGGAGGCCATGGAGGTCGGTGCAGGCGAGCTGACCGCCTACTCGAACGTCAACCCGCGCACCGGCGAGGTCGAGTGGTATGACCTGTGCCGCGGCCCGCACGTGCCGACCACGCGCTACATCCCGGCGTTTGCGATTACCCGCTCCTCGGCGGCGTATTGGCGCGGCGACCAGGACAACGCAGGCCTGCAGCGTATCTACGGCACCGCATGGGAGTCCAAGGAGAAGCTCGCCGAGTACCAGCACATGCTGGAGGAAGCTGAAAAGCGCGACCACCGTCGACTGGGTGCGGAGCTTGACCTGTTCAGCTTTCCCGACGAGGTGGGCTCCGGCTTCCCGGTTTTCCACCCGAATGGCGGCATCGTGCGCCTCGAGATGGAAGAGCACTCACGCAGGCGCCACCTGGCGAGCGGCTACTCCTTCGTCAACACCCCGCACATCACGAAGGGCGACCTGTTCCAGAAGTCCGGTCACCTGGACTTCTACGCCGAGGGCATGTTCCCCCCGATGCAGCTGGATGGCGAGACCGACGAGGAAGGCAACGTCACCAAGCCGGGGCAGGACTACTACGCCAAGCCGATGAACTGCCCGATGCACAACCTCATCTTCGCTTCCCGTGGCCGCAGCTATCGTGAGCTGCCCCTGCGGCTCTTCGAGTTCGGCACCGTATACCGCTACGAGAAGTCCGGCGTGGTGCACGGACTGACCCGCGCACGTGGTTTCACCCAGGACGACGCGCACATCTACTGCACCGAGGATCAGCTCGAGGACGAGCTGACGACGGTACTGGAGTTCATCATCTCCCTGCTGCGCGACTACGGTCTGGACGATTTCTACCTGGAGCTGTCGACGAAGGACCCGAAGAAGTTCGTCGGCACCGACGAGATCTGGGAGCGTTCCACTGAGATTCTGCAGCGGGTCGCTGAGAAGTCCGGCCTGGAGCTTGTACCGGACCCGGCGGGTGCAGCCTTCTATGGGCCGAAGATCTCCGTCCAGGCTCGCGACGCCATTGGTCGTACCTGGCAGATGTCCACCGTGCAGCTGGATTTCAACCTGCCTGAGCGCTTTGACCTGGAGTACACCGCGCCGGACGGCACCAAGAAGCGCCCGATCATGATTCACCGCGCGCTATTCGGCTCCATCGAGCGCTTCTTCGGCGTGCTCCTGGAGCACTACGCCGGCGCCTTCCCCGCTTGGCTGGCACCGCACCAGGTCATGGGTATCCCGGTGGCCGAGGACTTCACCGAGTACCTGGAGGAGTTCGTCGCCGACCTTCGCAAGGACGGCATCCGCGCCGAGGTTGATACCTCCGATGACCGCATGCAGAAGAAGATCCGAACCCACACCAAGGGCAAGATTCCATTCATGCTGCTCGTCGGAGGACGGGACGTCGAGAATGGTGCGGTGAGCTTCCGCTTCCACGACGGCACCCAGGTCAACGGAGTGCCTCGTGAGGAGGCAGCCAAGGCGATTAAGGAGTGGATCGGCCAGCGTCGCAATGAGCAGCCGACGAAGGAACTCATCGCGTCGGAGCTGGGCTAA
- a CDS encoding HIT family protein: protein MDTGVGSQPELSGGLDRLWAPYRSAYLADRPKKSAQEGAGGPEGGEKKPEDPFLDLPNLSDEDALIVARGEEVFCVLNLFPYNPGHMMVIPYRQVANYEDLTMSELIEMATFTQHAIKTLRFVSGPDAINVGMNLGRPSGGSVPTHLHQHIVPRWTGDTSFMTVIAGAKVLPQTLRDTRALLSRAWRELEDQK, encoded by the coding sequence GTGGATACCGGGGTGGGCTCGCAGCCTGAACTCTCCGGCGGTTTGGACCGCCTCTGGGCGCCCTACCGCTCCGCTTACCTCGCCGATCGGCCGAAGAAGTCCGCCCAGGAGGGAGCAGGAGGCCCCGAGGGCGGTGAGAAGAAGCCTGAGGACCCGTTCCTCGACCTGCCTAACCTTTCCGACGAGGACGCGCTCATCGTCGCTCGTGGTGAGGAGGTCTTCTGCGTTCTCAACCTGTTTCCCTATAACCCCGGGCACATGATGGTGATCCCATACCGCCAGGTCGCGAATTACGAGGACCTGACAATGTCGGAGCTTATTGAGATGGCGACCTTCACCCAGCATGCAATCAAGACCCTGCGCTTTGTCTCGGGCCCGGACGCCATCAACGTCGGCATGAACCTTGGCCGCCCGTCAGGCGGCTCGGTCCCAACACACCTGCACCAACACATCGTTCCCCGCTGGACCGGGGATACAAGTTTCATGACCGTGATCGCCGGCGCTAAAGTGCTACCGCAGACACTTCGCGATACCAGGGCTCTGCTCTCTCGGGCGTGGCGCGAGCTTGAGGATCAAAAATAG
- the pgsA gene encoding phosphatidylinositol phosphate synthase — MLSEHARRPASVIIEPIARTLQKAHVSPNAVTLGGTVAAVVLALWLIPTGHHFAAAVLIGLTTALDMVDGTMARMAGGGTKFGATLDATCDRVTDGAIFGALAFWFALDAESHPVLLALTLTILVAGQVTSYVKARAEASDLPVDGGLIERPERLIISLVALGLSGLGVPYVLWVGLWLLGLGSVFTVIQRLVMASRSDASTDHIAAPAGAREF; from the coding sequence ATGTTGAGCGAACACGCCCGTCGGCCTGCCTCCGTCATCATTGAACCCATCGCCCGCACCCTTCAGAAAGCGCACGTGAGCCCGAATGCGGTCACGCTGGGCGGAACAGTCGCTGCGGTGGTGCTCGCGCTGTGGTTGATCCCAACCGGGCATCACTTCGCCGCGGCCGTGCTGATCGGGCTCACGACCGCGCTGGACATGGTCGACGGCACCATGGCCCGGATGGCGGGCGGCGGCACAAAATTCGGCGCCACCCTGGACGCAACCTGCGACCGGGTCACGGACGGTGCGATCTTCGGTGCGCTCGCTTTTTGGTTTGCTCTGGACGCCGAGTCCCACCCGGTGCTGCTCGCTCTCACCCTCACGATTCTTGTCGCGGGACAGGTGACCAGTTATGTGAAGGCGCGAGCAGAGGCCAGCGACCTGCCCGTTGACGGCGGCCTCATCGAGCGTCCAGAGCGGCTCATTATCTCGTTGGTCGCCCTGGGCCTGTCCGGCCTGGGTGTGCCTTACGTGCTCTGGGTTGGCCTGTGGCTGCTTGGCCTGGGGTCCGTGTTCACGGTGATCCAGCGCCTCGTGATGGCTTCCCGCTCGGATGCATCTACCGATCACATCGCGGCCCCCGCGGGAGCACGGGAGTTTTAG
- a CDS encoding phosphatidylinositol mannoside acyltransferase, with amino-acid sequence MAKKLSLPSGEELSALGYQLGWAATKRLPEPVATVLFNVIADAASGKGKGPDQLRRNLSRVVGPENVTRALVRRAMRSYLRYWKEAFRLPSMVGKNLAVTLDRGFDSPVSKQRVAAAVEEGRGLILTLPHSGNWDMAGVWLVHTHGGFATVAERLKPESLFEAFVRYRNQLGFEVLPLTGGQQPPMARLEEVLRGGGIVCLMGERDLTGRGVPVDFFGERTSMPAGPALLAQKTGAALHVAHSFFGESTDQWGFSVGPRIDADRPIAEVAQDIADGFEKNIAAHPADWHMLQPLFYDDLSEARRARLGAGEVP; translated from the coding sequence GTGGCCAAGAAGCTATCCCTCCCCAGCGGCGAGGAACTGTCTGCCCTGGGGTACCAACTGGGTTGGGCGGCAACCAAGCGCCTGCCGGAACCCGTCGCAACCGTGCTTTTCAACGTGATCGCGGATGCTGCCTCTGGTAAGGGGAAGGGGCCTGATCAGCTACGTCGTAATCTGTCGCGTGTCGTCGGGCCCGAGAATGTCACTCGTGCCCTCGTGCGCCGCGCCATGCGCTCCTATCTCAGGTACTGGAAGGAGGCCTTCCGGCTGCCCAGCATGGTCGGGAAAAATTTGGCCGTCACACTCGACCGGGGCTTCGACTCCCCAGTGAGCAAGCAGCGCGTGGCTGCGGCCGTCGAGGAAGGGCGCGGACTCATCCTGACGTTGCCGCATTCCGGGAACTGGGACATGGCTGGGGTGTGGCTCGTTCATACCCACGGCGGTTTCGCGACCGTCGCGGAAAGGCTGAAGCCAGAATCGCTATTTGAAGCTTTCGTCCGCTACCGCAACCAGCTGGGCTTCGAGGTGCTCCCACTGACTGGTGGCCAGCAACCCCCGATGGCCCGGCTTGAGGAGGTCCTCCGGGGTGGCGGGATCGTGTGTCTGATGGGGGAGCGGGATCTGACCGGTCGTGGAGTTCCCGTGGATTTCTTCGGCGAGCGCACCTCCATGCCCGCAGGCCCCGCTCTGCTTGCCCAGAAAACTGGGGCAGCCCTGCACGTAGCTCACAGTTTCTTCGGCGAGTCCACGGATCAGTGGGGCTTTTCTGTGGGGCCAAGGATCGACGCGGACCGCCCGATCGCGGAGGTTGCGCAGGATATTGCCGACGGCTTCGAGAAAAATATCGCTGCCCACCCCGCCGACTGGCACATGCTGCAGCCCCTTTTCTATGACGACCTGAGCGAGGCGCGCCGTGCTCGGCTCGGTGCGGGGGAGGTTCCGTGA
- a CDS encoding glycosyltransferase family 4 protein — MTQDQLAVTGERPLNIGMVCPYSFDEPGGVQIHAIELCTELQRRGHRVSLIGPGEQPEGLPEFLECGGPSIPIRYNGSVARLSFGPRTRRHLRRWIARNDFDVVHIHEPNSPSYSMLTLAVAEGPMVATYHASASGSKLLKLALPALRPFLEKIHAGIAVSEEARRWQVEMLAGDPVLIPNGVDTAAYREAKVLTELDPDRPRLMFLGRFDEPRKGLQVMLGAMPAILRQHPNVELLVVGAGSVEALGKRLDGMGLSWVHGRQPSEATVRVLGKVSDAEKARALASSDIYVAPNTGGESFGIVLVEAMAAGAAVVASDIPAFQAVGDQGRAACLFANHDAANLALKVNGLLSKPAEIRELAARGQERSQMYDWNTVASRVEQVYHTATLKGRKVTCS; from the coding sequence GTGACCCAGGATCAACTCGCAGTGACTGGCGAGCGCCCCCTTAACATCGGAATGGTGTGCCCCTACTCCTTCGACGAACCCGGCGGGGTGCAGATCCACGCGATTGAGCTCTGCACCGAGCTACAGCGCCGTGGCCACCGCGTGAGCCTCATTGGTCCGGGGGAGCAACCGGAGGGGCTGCCGGAGTTTCTGGAGTGCGGAGGCCCCAGCATCCCCATCCGCTACAACGGTTCCGTGGCCCGGCTGAGCTTCGGACCTCGAACACGCCGGCACCTTCGCCGCTGGATTGCGCGAAATGATTTCGACGTCGTGCACATCCACGAACCGAACTCTCCGTCCTATTCCATGCTGACCCTGGCAGTTGCCGAAGGACCCATGGTGGCCACCTATCACGCTTCGGCTAGCGGTTCGAAGCTCCTGAAGCTCGCTTTGCCGGCTTTGCGGCCGTTTCTGGAGAAGATCCATGCCGGCATCGCGGTCTCCGAGGAGGCGCGGCGCTGGCAGGTGGAGATGCTCGCCGGCGACCCCGTGCTGATCCCCAACGGGGTTGACACTGCTGCGTACCGGGAAGCCAAAGTGTTGACTGAGCTAGACCCTGACCGGCCTCGCCTGATGTTCCTCGGTCGCTTCGATGAGCCGCGCAAGGGTCTCCAGGTGATGCTCGGGGCGATGCCGGCAATCCTGCGCCAGCACCCGAATGTCGAACTGTTGGTCGTGGGTGCGGGGTCTGTTGAGGCACTCGGTAAGCGCCTGGACGGGATGGGGCTGAGCTGGGTCCACGGCAGGCAGCCTAGTGAGGCAACAGTGCGGGTGTTGGGCAAGGTCAGTGACGCGGAGAAAGCCCGCGCCCTGGCCAGCAGCGACATTTACGTCGCCCCCAACACCGGAGGCGAGAGCTTCGGCATCGTGCTTGTGGAGGCAATGGCTGCAGGTGCGGCCGTCGTCGCCAGTGATATCCCGGCCTTCCAAGCGGTCGGCGACCAGGGGCGCGCCGCGTGCCTGTTCGCCAACCACGATGCAGCCAACCTCGCGCTGAAGGTCAACGGTCTGCTCTCGAAGCCCGCCGAGATTCGCGAGCTGGCTGCCCGCGGGCAGGAACGGAGCCAGATGTACGACTGGAACACCGTGGCCAGTCGCGTGGAGCAGGTGTATCACACAGCCACACTCAAGGGACGGAAGGTGACCTGCTCGTGA
- the pdxS gene encoding pyridoxal 5'-phosphate synthase lyase subunit PdxS, producing the protein MSKASKTAAADASITTGSARVKRGFADKLKGGVIMDVVTPEQAKIAEDAGASAVMALERVPADIRAQGGVSRMSDPDMIAGIIDAVEIPVMAKARIGHFVEAEVLEALGVDFIDESEVLSPADYKNHIDKFDFETPFVCGATNLGEALRRINEGAAMIRSKGEAGTGDVSNAVTHMRTIRAEINRLSNMAEDELYVAAKELAAPYELVVEVARNGKLPVTLFTAGGIATPADAAMMMHLGAEGVFVGSGIFKSGNPAQRAAAIVKATQNYQDPKVIADVSRGLGEAMVGINVDELPVSHRLAERGW; encoded by the coding sequence GTGAGCAAGGCATCCAAGACCGCTGCGGCGGACGCGTCCATCACCACCGGTTCCGCGCGCGTCAAGCGCGGTTTTGCCGACAAGCTGAAGGGCGGCGTCATCATGGACGTCGTCACCCCTGAACAGGCCAAGATTGCCGAGGACGCAGGCGCCTCCGCTGTCATGGCACTGGAGCGCGTTCCGGCTGACATCCGCGCACAGGGCGGTGTGTCCCGCATGTCTGACCCGGACATGATCGCTGGCATCATCGACGCGGTCGAGATCCCGGTCATGGCTAAGGCCCGCATCGGCCACTTCGTTGAGGCAGAGGTGCTCGAAGCACTCGGCGTGGACTTCATCGATGAATCCGAGGTGCTGAGCCCGGCCGACTACAAGAACCACATCGACAAGTTCGACTTTGAGACCCCATTCGTCTGTGGCGCCACCAACCTGGGCGAGGCCCTGCGCCGCATCAATGAGGGTGCGGCCATGATCCGTTCCAAGGGTGAGGCTGGCACCGGCGATGTGTCCAACGCAGTGACCCACATGCGCACCATTCGCGCGGAGATCAACCGCCTGAGCAACATGGCCGAGGACGAGCTCTACGTCGCCGCCAAGGAGCTGGCCGCACCGTACGAGCTCGTCGTTGAGGTCGCACGCAACGGCAAGCTCCCAGTCACCCTGTTCACCGCCGGTGGTATCGCTACTCCGGCCGATGCTGCGATGATGATGCACCTCGGTGCTGAGGGCGTGTTCGTCGGCTCTGGTATCTTCAAGTCCGGCAACCCGGCTCAGCGCGCCGCAGCCATCGTCAAGGCGACGCAGAACTACCAAGACCCGAAGGTCATCGCGGACGTTTCCCGCGGCCTGGGCGAGGCTATGGTCGGCATCAACGTCGACGAGCTGCCAGTGTCCCACCGCCTCGCAGAGCGCGGCTGGTAA
- a CDS encoding acyl-CoA thioesterase: MVASSSAARPRILDVLDLEKIDGDIFRGRVIPSTLSRTFGGQVAAQCLVAATRTVGAEYQVHSLHGYFVAPGRSEEPTLYIVERIRDGRSFCSRQVKAVQHGKPIFIMQASFHVRTDEGPEHSDEMRRVVPPEEVVVNRDELPPVRKALFDEWREWDLRVVPEGDFEPNKYAASQQVVWFKSKAKLPDDETFHVCTLAYMSDMTLLSSALVPHRGEQYQEASLDHAMWFLRPFRADEWLLYDQVSPSAHAGRAITHGRIFNQAGELVAVVTQEGLTRKIVGDRPAVPLKGFEGN; encoded by the coding sequence ATGGTCGCCTCCTCGTCCGCCGCCCGGCCCCGTATCCTCGACGTTCTCGACCTTGAGAAGATCGACGGGGATATCTTTCGGGGACGCGTGATTCCTTCGACGTTGAGCCGAACGTTCGGCGGGCAGGTGGCTGCTCAATGCCTGGTCGCTGCCACCCGGACCGTGGGAGCGGAATATCAAGTGCATTCCCTGCACGGGTATTTCGTGGCCCCCGGACGTTCCGAGGAACCCACGCTGTATATCGTGGAACGCATCCGCGATGGCAGGTCATTCTGCTCCCGTCAGGTGAAGGCAGTTCAGCACGGCAAGCCGATCTTCATCATGCAGGCGAGCTTCCACGTTCGCACGGACGAAGGGCCGGAGCACTCCGACGAGATGCGCCGGGTGGTACCGCCGGAGGAGGTCGTGGTCAACCGCGACGAGCTGCCTCCGGTGCGCAAGGCGCTGTTTGATGAGTGGCGCGAGTGGGATTTGCGGGTCGTCCCGGAAGGGGACTTCGAGCCGAATAAGTATGCGGCCTCCCAGCAGGTTGTTTGGTTCAAGTCGAAGGCCAAGCTCCCGGACGACGAGACTTTCCACGTGTGCACGCTGGCCTATATGTCTGACATGACTCTGTTGTCCTCCGCTCTTGTCCCACACCGGGGCGAGCAGTACCAGGAGGCCTCACTCGACCACGCGATGTGGTTCCTGCGACCGTTCCGTGCCGATGAATGGCTGCTCTACGACCAGGTCAGCCCATCGGCGCACGCGGGGCGCGCCATTACCCACGGACGCATTTTCAACCAGGCCGGGGAATTGGTCGCCGTCGTGACTCAGGAGGGGCTGACCCGAAAGATCGTGGGCGACCGCCCGGCCGTCCCCCTCAAGGGCTTCGAAGGGAATTAA
- a CDS encoding YebC/PmpR family DNA-binding transcriptional regulator: protein MAGHSKWETTKRKKAAIDAKRGKEFARLVKNIEVAARMGGGDPDANPTLQDAITKAKKSSVPNDNIERARKRGSGEEAGGSDWETIMYEGYGPGGVAMLIECLTDNRNRAATDVRTAMTKNGGNMADAGSVSYQFERKGQALLDKGELTEDDLLLAVLDAGAEEVKDHGEQFEVLCDISDLMGVREALKEAGIEYDSVEQVYRSNLEVPADAELARKVANLIDALDDVDDVQEIYTNMSVSDEVAAELAED from the coding sequence ATGGCAGGCCATTCAAAGTGGGAGACCACGAAGCGTAAGAAGGCAGCAATCGACGCCAAGCGTGGCAAGGAATTCGCCCGACTGGTAAAGAATATTGAGGTTGCGGCGCGCATGGGTGGCGGCGACCCCGACGCCAACCCGACGCTCCAGGACGCCATCACCAAGGCCAAGAAGTCCTCTGTTCCCAATGACAACATCGAGCGTGCCCGCAAGCGTGGCTCCGGCGAGGAAGCTGGTGGCTCCGACTGGGAGACCATCATGTATGAGGGCTACGGCCCGGGCGGGGTCGCGATGCTCATTGAGTGCCTGACCGATAACCGCAACCGTGCGGCCACCGACGTCCGCACCGCGATGACGAAGAACGGTGGCAACATGGCGGACGCCGGCTCCGTGTCCTACCAGTTCGAGCGCAAGGGGCAGGCCCTTCTCGACAAGGGGGAGCTGACCGAGGACGACCTGCTGCTGGCTGTCCTTGATGCCGGTGCCGAGGAAGTCAAGGACCACGGCGAGCAGTTCGAGGTGCTCTGCGATATCTCGGACCTCATGGGCGTCCGCGAGGCGCTCAAGGAAGCAGGCATCGAGTACGACTCGGTCGAGCAGGTGTACCGCTCGAACCTGGAGGTTCCGGCGGACGCAGAACTGGCCCGCAAGGTCGCTAACCTTATCGACGCTCTCGACGACGTCGACGATGTCCAGGAGATTTACACCAACATGTCCGTCTCCGACGAAGTGGCGGCCGAACTCGCTGAGGACTAG
- the ruvC gene encoding crossover junction endodeoxyribonuclease RuvC translates to MVGKRVMGIDPGLTRCGLSVVQAGQGRAVFPVAVGVVRTESHVPLEQRLQRLYRAVSEWIADYSPDVVAIERVFERSNVSTVMNTAHASGVLMLAAAERGLAVESYTPSEVKKAISGNGRADKAQMTKMITRILGLSEAPKPADAADALALAVCHCWRGPMNQFLRA, encoded by the coding sequence ATGGTCGGCAAACGCGTCATGGGGATCGACCCAGGTCTGACCCGCTGCGGGCTCTCCGTCGTACAAGCCGGTCAAGGTCGCGCAGTGTTTCCTGTCGCGGTGGGGGTGGTGCGCACCGAGTCCCATGTCCCGCTGGAGCAACGACTCCAGCGGCTATACCGCGCCGTGAGCGAGTGGATCGCTGATTACTCCCCGGATGTCGTCGCGATCGAGCGGGTATTCGAACGTTCGAACGTGTCGACGGTGATGAATACCGCTCATGCCTCCGGGGTACTGATGCTTGCTGCGGCGGAACGCGGATTGGCCGTAGAAAGCTATACCCCCAGTGAGGTGAAGAAGGCGATTAGCGGCAATGGTCGGGCCGATAAGGCTCAGATGACCAAGATGATCACCCGAATCCTCGGGCTGTCGGAGGCGCCGAAGCCCGCGGATGCCGCTGATGCGCTCGCGCTGGCGGTCTGCCACTGCTGGCGGGGGCCGATGAATCAATTCCTGCGCGCCTGA
- the ruvA gene encoding Holliday junction branch migration protein RuvA yields MISSLRGDVIDKGLDYVVIECGGVGYRCLATGDTLATLRRGESAFVLTSLVIRDDAHTLYAFSTSEQRETFGILQKVSGVGARLAMGVMSVLQPADIARAVEEGDIKTLQQAPGVGKRLAERMAVDLKGKFPALEATSGQATIGDIAATGNDTALQSQVVEALVGLGFTEAKAATAVKKILEEQNGTTDPSSVLREALQRLSGQKR; encoded by the coding sequence ATGATTTCCTCGCTGCGCGGTGACGTAATCGATAAGGGCTTGGACTACGTTGTGATCGAATGCGGCGGGGTGGGATACCGCTGCCTCGCGACCGGCGATACCCTCGCCACATTGCGGCGCGGCGAGTCGGCTTTCGTCCTCACCAGCCTCGTGATCCGGGACGATGCGCATACGCTCTACGCTTTTTCCACCTCCGAACAGCGCGAGACCTTCGGGATCTTGCAGAAGGTCTCCGGTGTGGGCGCCCGCCTCGCCATGGGCGTGATGAGTGTGCTGCAGCCGGCGGACATTGCTCGGGCTGTCGAGGAGGGGGATATCAAGACCTTGCAGCAAGCCCCGGGGGTGGGGAAGCGGCTAGCCGAACGCATGGCTGTCGACCTCAAGGGCAAGTTTCCGGCTCTGGAAGCGACGAGCGGCCAGGCGACCATTGGCGACATCGCGGCGACCGGCAACGACACGGCGTTGCAGTCGCAGGTCGTGGAGGCGCTTGTCGGCCTCGGCTTCACTGAAGCCAAGGCAGCCACGGCTGTGAAGAAGATTCTCGAGGAGCAGAACGGAACCACCGACCCATCCTCGGTGCTGCGTGAGGCGCTACAACGGCTGAGCGGCCAAAAGCGTTAA
- the ruvB gene encoding Holliday junction branch migration DNA helicase RuvB: MSDIERTEFELPGSSLPTPRPKPGNQPTGQPPNSELSGAQIPGDTEFDSSLRPKSLTEFIGQPKVRQQLELVLGGARSRGVAPDHVLLAGPPGLGKTTMAMIIAQELGSSLRMTSGPALERAGDLAAMLSNLMEGDVLFIDEIHRMARPAEEMLYMAMEDFRIDVIVGKGPGATSIPIEIAPFTLVGATTRAGMLTGPLRDRFGFTAQMEFYDTPELTRVVTRAAGILGVDIDSDAATEIASRSRGTPRIANRLLRRVRDYADVQADGRITVDIARQALVVFDVDEVGLDRLDNGVLEALVRGHGGGPVGVNTLALAVGEEPSTVEEVCEPFLVRAGMVARTPRGRVATAAAWRHVGLEPPENAPGM, translated from the coding sequence ATGTCAGACATCGAACGCACCGAATTCGAACTGCCGGGTTCGTCGTTACCCACCCCGCGCCCCAAGCCTGGGAATCAGCCCACGGGCCAGCCGCCGAATAGCGAGCTCAGCGGGGCGCAGATCCCCGGAGACACCGAGTTCGATAGCTCGCTTCGCCCGAAAAGCCTGACGGAATTCATTGGCCAGCCGAAGGTGCGCCAGCAGCTTGAGCTCGTGTTGGGCGGGGCGCGCAGCCGTGGTGTGGCGCCCGACCACGTGTTGCTTGCCGGCCCGCCGGGGCTGGGTAAGACGACAATGGCGATGATTATCGCCCAAGAACTTGGCTCCTCTCTGCGTATGACCTCCGGGCCGGCTCTCGAACGGGCAGGGGACCTGGCGGCCATGTTGTCGAACCTCATGGAGGGCGACGTCCTCTTCATCGACGAGATCCACCGCATGGCGCGGCCAGCCGAGGAGATGCTGTACATGGCGATGGAGGACTTCCGCATCGACGTCATCGTCGGTAAGGGACCTGGCGCTACGTCGATCCCCATCGAGATCGCTCCGTTCACGCTCGTCGGCGCGACGACTCGCGCTGGCATGCTCACGGGCCCCCTCCGTGACCGCTTTGGTTTCACGGCCCAAATGGAGTTCTATGACACGCCAGAGCTCACCCGGGTCGTGACCCGCGCCGCAGGCATCCTTGGCGTAGACATCGATTCCGACGCTGCCACTGAGATCGCCTCCCGTTCGCGGGGCACGCCGCGTATCGCTAACCGGCTGCTTCGCCGTGTGCGGGATTATGCCGACGTGCAGGCCGATGGTCGAATCACTGTGGACATTGCCCGGCAGGCGCTCGTCGTTTTCGACGTCGATGAGGTGGGCCTCGACCGTCTCGACAACGGGGTTCTAGAAGCCCTGGTGCGTGGCCACGGGGGTGGGCCGGTGGGAGTGAACACCCTCGCATTAGCGGTTGGGGAGGAGCCCTCGACGGTCGAGGAAGTCTGCGAGCCATTCCTCGTGCGAGCAGGCATGGTGGCCCGCACGCCGCGGGGGCGGGTTGCCACCGCTGCTGCATGGCGACACGTCGGCCTGGAACCACCAGAAAACGCACCGGGTATGTAG
- the yajC gene encoding preprotein translocase subunit YajC: MNSLILILIVVVFIALPLLQIRKQNQRMKQIREFQDSLQPGMVVQMTSGIQGRVTHVGDTSIDLEISPAVVTTWDRAAVLQAVNSVEPGSQQEEQLTNRPDSPAETVDGDVQNTDFDVDGGNAAGGESRN, from the coding sequence ATGAATTCTTTGATACTTATCCTGATCGTCGTCGTGTTTATTGCTCTGCCGTTGCTGCAGATCCGCAAGCAGAACCAGCGGATGAAGCAGATTCGCGAGTTCCAGGATTCCCTCCAGCCGGGGATGGTCGTCCAAATGACCTCGGGCATCCAGGGGCGCGTGACCCACGTGGGTGACACCTCGATTGATCTGGAGATCAGCCCTGCGGTCGTCACGACCTGGGACCGTGCCGCCGTGCTGCAGGCCGTGAACTCCGTGGAGCCTGGCTCGCAGCAGGAAGAGCAGCTGACCAACCGTCCGGATAGCCCGGCCGAGACGGTTGACGGCGACGTCCAGAACACGGATTTCGACGTCGACGGTGGTAACGCCGCCGGCGGCGAGTCCCGCAACTAG